CTCCGCCCTCAGCCAATTACGTTACGAGAGCGGCTGAAAACCCGCGCGGCGGATGAGGCGCCGCGGTGTCGTCAGAGGAGTGAGCGGCAGGAGGTGACGTAATCACCTGAACTAATTCCATACGAGAggagagatcaaagccagtgaGCGGTCCAACTACGGACCAATCAGATCAGTGGGAAACCGGCGTCATCACTCTACAGGGTGATGACGCCTTGGATCGAATTAATAAACCTCGAGATGACTCGTTACCAcgcaaaataataacaattggAAAGagggcaaaggtacaagactgaTAATAAAGAGTGAAGGAACTCCTCCTCCCATAAACCACTGCCAATGACCTCTTCCAACCATAGACGTCGATGTTACGCtggaggattgtgggtagtgtagttcTTCTCACTGACATTAAAACAAGGTTGAGGTCAGACAAACTTGTGGTTTCATTACagctaataatcaaaatattaatGGAGAATATGATTATggattttctctttgtgttcactctggtttaaaaaaaggtttagaGTGTATCTCACTAAATAACTACACATAaactcattaatattagagcttcatttgattgaataaagatgatttgactGAGAGACATCCCACGTCTGAAGGAGTACCGGCATCTTGTGGGACGTCCGGTACACAAGAAGAAGTAACGGTACTCCAAGGAGTGAAATGTCGAAGGTGGTTTGCCTGGCCGTGCGTCATTCAGGAAACAGTCTGCCAATCGGAATAGAGGCTCATAACATATTAATCAGACAGGCCTAAGTTGACCTCTATCTTTGCAGAGCTCATCAAaccttcaaataaaacaccagaaagggaCAATATGGGACTTTTAATAGAAATATAATGAAACTTGTTCATTTCACGTTCCTGATGTCACAGATGTTACAGCAGCCTCCTGAAAACAGATTCATTCATAAACACTTAGATCTGATTACAGCtgcagaccagaccagaccagaccagtccAGTTCCACGATGGGACCAGTTGAAACCAGCCTCGACTCGTGCGATCCACATCAAGTCTCAGGTCACATGACCCTGTACAGATGGATCTGTCTGAGGGCGTCGGGGTCCGTATCTCTGCCCAGAGAGACGTCATAGTCCACAGGAAGCTCCTCCACCCAACCGGGctgcagcgcctcctgctggacaGTTAAACTCCATCACAGACTTTAAACCAATGTGGCCTTTATAGAAAAAACTGGGGAAGTGAAGTGGCCCCCGGGGTCGGGGTTTCTGGCCCCCCCGACCCCTGGGGCCCCtgggtgtgtgtcagtgtgagtttTACCTGCAGAGCGTTCAGACTCTCCTGAAGACTGGGAACAGTCACCAACAGAGACCCTCTCTTTTTAAAGTTCTGCATGACGAACCTCCAGGCTctgaacacgcacgcacacgcgcatgcgcacacacacgcacacacacacacacacacacacacacacacacacacacacacacacacagtatttgtttgatttttttgttcatattttagtATGAAGCCTCGTTTGTCCTGTTAAAGTTACTGCAACACACTGAGATACTCAACACTTCCTGtacacatttcaaattaaaagccctCAAGCCTGTCAGTGGTTGTTTTGTGtacttcagtgtgtgttgtgtgtcctcACTTGACTTGCTCGTTGGGCTCCATGAAGTACTCAAAGACGTTGTTCATGACCAGAACGTCGGCGTTCTGCAGCAGAATGTCCTGCGTGCGGACGTCAGCCTGGAGAACCTGCGAGAGAACACGAATCAGCACAGGTCGAGTCGTGAAtcacaaaagagaagagaacatgGGCATCTGCGTCATCGTCTACGAACTGAAACACAACCCGGAGTAACCACAATAACAGTGATGAGTTGTGAAACCGACATGCAGAAGTTTGTGCAGTTTGTGACGACACCGACCTGGACCCGGTCGTTCAGCCTGTACTTGTGCAGCATGTTGTTCTGCAGCCTGACGAAGTCGTCGCTGAGCTCAAGCCCGAGCAGCTGCGACGCCGAGCTGTACACGTaaccctgaacacaacacgcacacacacaaattaaatctgtgttttagAATTTGTAGCGGATGTTCACTTTAGTGTCTGATCAAACAGTAGGAATGacgtcatcatgacatcactaaGAGGTCAGAAGATGATGTCATATAGTGCAGTAATAAATTcacttttgcaaccaataagatgtgtgtgtgtgtgtgtgtgtgtgtgtgtgtgtgtgtttatgtggggtgacctctgaccccgtaCAGCACAGCTCCCAGTCTGGATCCAACGTCCACCAGCGTCCGACCGCTCAGGTCTGGGAGAACGTTTTGGAACAGAAACTGAAGCTCCGACACCGAGAAGGAGTGAGAGATGAAGTCTGCAccaagaagagaagaagaagaggaagagaagaggagagcagtGATTAgggtctggtgtgtgtgtgcgtgtgtgtgtgtgctgtaaggtcaaaggtcggtgGTGTCGATGATGATGCGTTGTTCCCACCCAGAGCTGCCGTCTTGTGGGAGCCACAGCTGAGGCAGTAGGTCCGGCTCATGGTCCCGTCCTCACACAGAGAGTCCACCTGCTCGTCGTTGTACAGGAAACCGTCCACGTGAACCGTCGgccgcggctgctgctgcatctgagGCACACGGCGAGGTCGTCGTCACGACTGCGTTTCTATTTAAAACATCCAGTCTCCTGTCGTACCTGAAGTACTCGTGTGCAGTATTGACAGTCATACCTGATGTACTCCTGTGCGGTATTACTGTCGTACCTTGTGGTGGGCGGCGGTCTCCGAGGGCAACATGGCGTCCAGGGGCAGACCGGCTCTCAGGTCGTCTGCGATGCTGCGTAGCGTCACCGTCCtgttgtccagcagcagctcgtccAGCTCGTCTGCAgaagcacacacgcacggcCTTCTGGGTAATCACGCACACGATCACTTCCTGAAGCACGACTTTATTCATGTGAGTCACGGTGACTTGAATATGGGGAGGGGCTTCTGTTGATATGGGGAGGGGCTTCTGTTGATATGGGGAGGGGCTTTTTGGAGAAACATGCAGGTGAACTAAACCCTTTcaacacagtttgtttttcctgattcttctgtcagtgtgaggcGTCCGTGACGTCATCCAGCCACGGGTTGAACGTGTCCTTCTCCCGCTGTGTCGAGTCTTTACGTCATAACAATCAGAGAGGCGCTCGCGCGGACCGGATGTTGACCGTTGAGCACGTGTTTACCTGAGTGTGAGATCCAGTGCAGCAGCTTCGGCAGCTCGGCGGGAACCACTCTGCTCAGCAGCTGCTTCAGCTCCGACCTCGCCTCGGTGAAGTCCATGGTGAGGAGGGACCGGGAGAAGGGACCGGGAGAAGCGGCTGCACGAGGCGGCTGCAGCTCCGCTCTGGAGCTCACAGGACCCGGTCGGCGCGTTAAGGTGGAACCGGGAACACGAGCTTCATCGAACCAACGATCGAACAGGTTTTCACGTCAAGTCGCCTCTCAGAGTGAAGTGACGTCAGACATCTGACGTAGACGCGGAAATGAGTGACTCAAGACGCTTAGATTTAAAATGGCATTGATTTGTCCTTGCGACTGTTCAGACGACCTTAACAGACGCGTTCCCGCccagaaacactgaacaacaacaacacagttgaACAGCTGGGACAAGACgacgtgtcacagacagaaCTAGATTTGTTTTGCCGAGTGTTTTTTACGCCGACTTGAGGAGCAGCTCGCTGTGGTTCAGAAAACCTCCACACTTTAATCTTATCGCtgtattttttactgtaaatctgaATGTTGCGCTAATTCGGCGCAGATCTTAGCGGGGTCTCGTGTTAGCTTCAATGCTACAGATCTCGCCGTCTGTCGGCGGCTGTGGGTGAAGGTTTTTTTAGCCGACAGTGAATTCCGCTCAGAAAAGCGCTGGTTTGTGAAACTGCGCAGGTTTACtgagaaaatacaaagacaaacgAGAAACGAAAAGCTCCTCTGAATCAGAGCGAGTTGCTCTTGAATTCGGTTTATTAATGTTTCccccaaatgttttttcttctgttgactTTAGTGAAGAGAAATCATGAGGTCGTTGTGGTGTGAAAGCAAAGAACTGAAGCAGAAGTTTGGTTCAAATTATTACATTCTTGACACTTTGTAACATCACAGCGAGTGTATTAATAACATGTATATATCTGCTGTCAACAGTCTatttattaaatgtgtgtgtgtgagttgtgtcGATCGTGTTTATCTTGTATTTATCCTAATTTCTATTCCTTCTTTTACCACCAGAGGGAGTCGCGCTTACATTTTGTTGCACAGCTCttcaatgacaataaaggttccatatgtatatatacacgtCTATACAtacttatatacatatacatacgtATATACATAACCATATATACAtaattttatacatatacatatgtttaTACATTTAGATATACACATACTTATATACACACGTCTATACAtactt
The Scophthalmus maximus strain ysfricsl-2021 chromosome 15, ASM2237912v1, whole genome shotgun sequence DNA segment above includes these coding regions:
- the zgc:109986 gene encoding uncharacterized protein zgc:109986, which gives rise to MDFTEARSELKQLLSRVVPAELPKLLHWISHSDELDELLLDNRTVTLRSIADDLRAGLPLDAMLPSETAAHHKMQQQPRPTVHVDGFLYNDEQVDSLCEDGTMSRTYCLSCGSHKTAALDFISHSFSVSELQFLFQNVLPDLSGRTLVDVGSRLGAVLYGGYVYSSASQLLGLELSDDFVRLQNNMLHKYRLNDRVQVLQADVRTQDILLQNADVLVMNNVFEYFMEPNEQVKAWRFVMQNFKKRGSLLVTVPSLQESLNALQQEALQPGWVEELPVDYDVSLGRDTDPDALRQIHLYRVM